A single Dermacentor variabilis isolate Ectoservices chromosome 9, ASM5094787v1, whole genome shotgun sequence DNA region contains:
- the LOC142557904 gene encoding uncharacterized protein LOC142557904 has protein sequence MDSNDNDYDFWPPAKGEAEGIRVDVPPLASAQVAIVECPETGILTAQKDLRLQDCGFSGTPQGVSTLAKDSPSPRGRQYETVDATKPIPNCHSLVAPVARHSVPATVGYRSLSRQVSPARRDQPKTISRSKPSNSTLRPRSPSLRRVSSMSECQDTPLLVTEFSDPFGDVTWPASPRNDARQPQLAEVSPSPAIRNTQCGNAATFSAAADLINGAESAIKQFDEPAVPVLESRGTLVPRSLGPRRETPRPPLDETPEATADASSAERSDSVLTAGSVAADRPPRQDDARHTSLLAEAYAEDPYAAARVPWATLAVIWMQALTHWNFLHQHHPERCASVNTILLEGQWGRVAYAAFHHADVDQLSFGALFFFFKGLLLEAALGPAHFVALLAVVVVLVGLVNTSYLFVVCQLTDEPSVCATCMHTLAGVVVALDMVIRSYLDDSTVYYGDRQFGMRPFLYSLFELVLLSFCSEKNSIPIMSGYLVGIFLCDTRLGGLIVSFLFLASGLLSAGHLLPRGLSWIACKYAAIASGGGVVPAPAPYLSVSSGCTLIGTLLALKTIHYRKHRDSRGYQMASFDIPVPFWTGVLLELAHLRLFVAGSSTAAHVSGILAGLVVAHCGDGCGLLSRVRKAGRRPSTRSVVSDEEDRPTPPFGLWCQLCDARTASPTAYRVPETNSHRDPEVLAEDDTAFEDEM, from the exons ATGGACTCTAATGACAACGACTACGATTTCTGGCCGCCAGCCAAGGGCGAAGCTGAAGGCATTCGAGTCGATGTCCCACCGCTGGCAAGCGCACAGGTTGCCATTGTCGAGTGTCCAGAGACGGGAATTTTAACTGCCCAGAAAGATTTGCGACTCCAGGACTGCGGATTTTCTGGAACCCCACAAGGCGTTTCTACATTGGCAAAGGACTCACCATCGCCGAGAGGACGGCAATATGAAACAGTAGATGCGACAAAACCAATACCGAACTGCCATTCTCTAGTCGCACCGGTAGCTCGCCATTCGGTGCCGGCAACCGTCGGTTACAGATCCCTGTCTCGCCAGGTTTCACCAGCAAGGCGAGACCAACCGAAAACAATATCGAGGTCGAAGCCTTCCAACTCAACTTTGCGACCGCGTTCTCCAAGCCTCCGGCGAGTTTCCTCGATGTCGGAGTGCCAGGATACGCCGCTACTTGTTACGGAATTCTCGGATCCcttcggcgatgtcacgtggccCGCGAGTCCCCGGAACGACGCGAGGCAGCCGCAGCTCGCCGAAGTGTCTCCATCACCGGCGATAAGGAACACGCAGTGCGGAAACGCAGCAACCTTCTCCGCAGCTGCCGATCTGATAAATGGGGCCGAGTCCGCGATTAAGCAGTTCGACGAACCGGCTGTGCCGGTTCTGGAATCACGTGGTACGCTCGTTCCGAGGTCACTGGGGCCGCGGCGCGAAACCCCTAGGCCACCGCTCGACGAGACACCGGAGGCCACCGCAGACGCGTCGTCTGCCGAGCGATCCGACTCGGTTCTCACCGCCGGATCGGTAGCCGCCGACCGGCCTCCCAGACAAGACGACGCCCGCCACACGTCCTTGCTGGCCGAGGCCTACGCCGAAGACCCGTACGCCGCTGCTCGCGTACCGTGGGCCACTCTCGCCGTGATCTGGATGCAGGCGCTGACCCACTGGAACTTCCTGCACCAGCACCATCCCGAACGGTGCGCCAGCGTCAACACCATCCTGCTCGAAGGACAGTGGGGGCGCGTGGCCTACGCGGCCTTCCACCACGCCGACGTCGATCAGCTCTCGTTCGGcgcgctcttcttcttcttcaagggTCTCTTACTCGAGGCCGCCCTCGGTCCGGCGCACTTCGTCGCACTCCTGGCCGTTGTCGTGGTACTCGTGGGACTCGTCAACACGTCCTATCTCTTTGTCGTCTGCCAACTGACCGACGAGCCTTCGGTTTGCGCGACGTGCATGCACACGTTGGCCGGCGTCGTCGTGGCGCTGGACATGGTCATTCGGAGTTACCTCGACGACTCGACGGTCTACTACGGAGACCGCCAGTTCGGGATGAGGCCATTCCTGTACTCTCTGTTCGAACTTGTGCTGCTGTCCTTCTGTTCAGAGAAAAACTCGATCCCGATAATGAGCGGATATTTGGTGGGCATCTTCTTATGTGACACAAGGCTGGGAGGCCTCATAGTCAG TTTTCTCTTCCTGGCTTCCGGGTTGCTGAGCGCCGGGCACCTCCTCCCGCGCGGCCTGTCCTGGATCGCGTGCAAGTACGCGGCGATCGCCTCCGGAGGAGGCGTCGTCCCAGCCCCGGCGCCGTACCTGTCCGTCTCGTCCGGCTGCACTCTGATCGGCACCCTGCTGGCCCTGAAGACCATCCACTACAGGAAGCACCGCGACAGCCGCGGCTACCAGATGGCGTCGTTTGACATCCCGGTGCCCTTCTGGACGGGCGTGCTGCTGGAGTTGGCGCACTTGCGTTTGTTCGTCGCGGGCAGTTCCACCGCCGCCCACGTCTCGGGAATCCTCGCGGGCCTCGTCGTGGCGCACTGCGGCGACGGCTGTGGCCTCTTGAGTCGCGTTCGGAAGGCGGGTCGGCGCCCTTCGACCCGCAGCGTCGTTTCGGACGAGGAAGACCGTCCGACGCCGCCGTTTGGCCTGTGGTGTCAACTCTGCGACGCCCGCACCGCTTCGCCAACCGCTTACCGGGTGCCCGAGACGAATTCGCACCGAGATCCCGAAGTCCTCGCGGAAGACGACACTGCCTTCGAAGACGAAATGTAG